One Primulina huaijiensis isolate GDHJ02 chromosome 8, ASM1229523v2, whole genome shotgun sequence genomic region harbors:
- the LOC140982584 gene encoding uncharacterized protein isoform X2 produces MKGHEAKMARMEDILSLPVQDPPYPEFSAAHINWVKVEGGRQGGDDIALIPFSRVDDFVKGESSNAECPANFRVESRRKRNEGSLHKPRVDGYLEYTLYWCSYGPEDYRDVDSNIGENSVMKPSSGKGSRPGRRHMMRGCLCHFTVKRLYTRPLLALVIYNQRYHIDKTGAPCHGILDQEAVGTRAMYAPRISEELRQKVMSLLHVGISLDAIVQNHMEEVQRHGGPLNRDDFLTRNDVRNMERLIRSTSHEFHANDQSSVRIWVHRHQKHVFYYHENSGSEPFILGIQTDWQLQQMLRCGHNGSIAFHSMFGSKKLKFSLCSLLAFDSSQNAIPVAWVITSCSIGQDIHKWVLPLVERIRGKDPRWRPNAILVDDPSVEASVIREAFQCRFLLCLWHVRRGWLKSLLKYCNNFNLQKEMFKHLGRILYGTKSGLSTVDTLEEFMQIYVDQSAFIHHFKIKWLPKIVLAGRIVDQLC; encoded by the exons ATGAAGGGTCATGAAGCGAAG ATGGCTAGGATGGAAGACATACTAAGTCTTCCAGTGCAGGATCCTCCGTATCCAGAGTTTTCCGCAGCTCATATAAATTGGGTGAAAGTGGAAGGTGGCCGTCAAGGTGGTGATGATATAGCACTTATTCCTTTTTCAAGAGTTGATGATTTTGTAAAAGGTGAATCAAGTAATGCAGAATGCCCAGCTAATTTTCGTGTGGAATCAAGAAGGAAGAGAAACGAAGGGAGTCTCCACAAACCCAGGGTCGATGGATATCTCGAATATACACT GTATTGGTGCTCTTATGGTCCTGAAGATTACCGAGATGTTGACTCTAATATCGGGGAAAACTCAGTAATGAAACCTTCTTCTGGTAAGGGAAGTAGACCTGGGAGACGACACATGATGAGGGGTTGTCTTTGTCATTTTACAGTCAAACGCTTATACACACGGCCTCTTCTTGCTCTTGTCATCTACAACCAGAGATATCACATCGATAAAACTGGAGCTCCATGCCACGGAATTCTTGATCAGGAAGCTGTAGGAACAAGAGCAATGTATGCTCCACGAATATCTGAGGAACTACGACAAAAGGTGATGTCCTTGCTCCATGTTGGAATATCGCTAGATGCAATAGTCCAGAATCACATGGAAGAAGTGCAGAGGCATGGAGGGCCCCTCAATCGAGATGATTTCCTCACACGTAATGATGTACGTAACATGGAAAGACTTATCCGCTCCACATCCCACGAATTTCATGCCAATGATCAATCCAGTGTAAGAATATGGGTGCACCGCCACCAGAAACATGTTTTCTACTACCACGAGAACTCAGGTTCAGAGCCTTTCATATTAGGAATACAAACAGATTGGCAGCTGCAGCAGATGCTTCGCTGTGGACATAATGGATCTATAGCTTTTCATTCGATGTTTGGTTCAAAGAAACTTAAG TTTTCCCTATGCTCTCTTCTTGCATTTGACTCAAGTCAGAACGCGATCCCTGTTGCATGGGTGATTACCTCCTGTTCTATTGGTCAAGATATTCACAAGTGGGTATTGCCTCTAGTTGAAAGAATACGGGGTAAGGACCCCAGGTGGAGACCTAATGCGATTCTTGTGGACGATCCCTCTGTAGAGGCTTCTGTCATTCG AGAGGCCTTCCAATGCCGATTTCTATTATGCCTTTGGCATGTTCGCCGTGGTTGGCTTAAAAGTTTATTGAAATATTGTAACAATTTCAATCTGCAAAAAGAGATGTTCAAGCACCTAGGCAGGATTTTGTATGGCACAAAAAGTGGGCTGAGCACTGTCGATACTCTTGAAGAGTTCATGCAAATATATGTGGATCAGTCTGCCTTTATACaccatttcaaaatcaaatggTTACCAAAAATAG TCTTGGCTGGCAGAATTGTGGATCAACTGTGTTAG
- the LOC140983386 gene encoding syntaxin-32-like, protein MPLKSGNASIRDRTQEFFGIAERVKKSLASPNGPSSSGSKAEEQRSAVATQSEFNRRASKIGFGIHQTSQKLSKLAKLAKRTSVFDDPSMEIQEITAVIKQDITALNSAVVDLQLLSNSRNASGNISSDTTTHSTTVVDDLKNRLMSTTKEFKDVLTMRTENLKVHENRRQLFSSSASKNPTSPFVRQRPLVAKPAASTSASPPLPWANGEQSSSQLFHKYQVDGDTRPLLQQQQNQQQQQMVPLQDSYMQSRAEALQNVESTIHELGNIFNQLATLVSQQGEIAIRIDENMDDTVANVEGAQGALLKYLNSISSNRWLMIKIFFVLIFFLMIFLFFVA, encoded by the exons ATGCCGTTGAAGAGCGGGAATGCGTCGATTAGGGATAGAACGCAGGAGTTTTTCGGGATAGCGGAGAGGGTAAAGAAGTCGCTTGCGTCACCGAATGGGCCGAGCAGCAGTGGGTCGAAGGCCGAGGAACAGCGGTCTGCCGTGGCTACACAATCGGAATTCAATCGCAGAGCGTCGAAAATCGGGTTTGGAATCCACCAAACCTCGCAGAAGCTATCAAAGCTTGCAAAAT TGGCAAAGAGAACCTCGGTTTTTGATGACCCCTCGATGGAGATCCAGGAGATAACTGCTGTTATTAAGCAAGACATTACAGCACTTAATTCTGCTGTAGTGGACCTCCAGCTTCTTAGTAATTCACGCAATGCTAGTGGGAATATATCCAGTGACACCACAACCCATTCTACCACAGTCGTTGATGATTTGAAAAACCGTTTAATGAGCACCACAAAGGAGTTCAAGGATGTTTTGACCATGCGTACAGAG AACCTGAAGGTTCATGAAAACAGAAGACAGTTGTTCTCTTCTTCTGCTTCCAAGAACCCCACGAGCCCTTTTGTTCGCCAACGTCCTTTAGTCGCGAAGCCTGCTGCCAGTACCTCAGCTAGCCCTCCTCTTCCATGGGCTAATGGAGAACAATCTTCATCTCAATTGTTCCACAA ATATCAAGTGGATGGGGACACTCGGCCACTACTGCAGCAGCAACAAAATCAACAGCAACAGCAGATGGTTCCATTACAAGACAGCTACATGCAAAGTAGAGCTGAGGCTCTTCAAAATGTGGAATCTACTATTCATGAGCTTGGCAATATCTTCAATCAGCTGGCTACTTTGGTTTCTCAGCAAGGGGAGATTGCTATCAG GATTGACGAAAACATGGATGATACCGTGGCCAACGTGGAGGGAGCTCAAGGAGCTCTGCTGAAGTATCTCAATAGCATCTCATCAAATAGGTGGCTGATGATCAAGATATTCTTTGTATTGATTTTCTTTCTCATGATATTCCTATTTTTTGTTGCGTGA
- the LOC140982585 gene encoding leucine-rich repeat extensin-like protein 7, whose amino-acid sequence MKNKIPHLSASLYVVFCLLFSVSTTHHINLSPDYHVSFDDHGHFHNHRRLLSYHGDPLAIQPWLQFKNSRMKNAYIALQSWKESMISDPNNVTANWVGSDVCNYTGVFCWPAPDDPFQRTVSGIDITHSDIAGHLPHELGLLYDIALFHVNSNRFCGTIPQSFLNLKLLFEIDLSNNHFSGKFPDLLLQLPTLKYLDIRYNEFEGELPNKLFEKEFDAILLNNNKFSSSLPDNIGDSPVSVLVMANNKLEGCVPVSLGRMAKNLQELILRNNGLSSCFPCEIGKLKNLTVLDLSRNQIMGPLPESIGDMPSLEQLNVAHNMMLGTISTRICSLPNLVTFSFNHNFFWAEAPACLKKTKFDDRKNCLRGRPIQRSEVQCKKFLSHRVNCSSFNCATAPPPAPPSSQPIYSPPPPVSPPRLPCPPPPPAIPCLKSPPPPPLFSPPPLSFPPPPSPPNHPPLPPSSPPPGCVTPSPPPPTTIKISPSQPPLTCPCLTPPPQFSLPKSFFSSPPFSTSPQLPHAEEIAPPSSQ is encoded by the coding sequence ATGAAGAACAAGATTCCTCATTTAAGTGCTTCCTTATACGTCGTCTTTTGCCTTCTGTTCAGTGTCTCCACAACACATCACATAAATCTCTCACCTGATTATCATGTGAGTTTTGATGACCACGGTCATTTTCACAACCATAGACGGCTCTTGTCCTACCATGGGGACCCTCTAGCTATCCAGCCATGGCTACAGTTCAAGAACTCAAGAATGAAGAATGCTTATATAGCACTGCAATCTTGGAAAGAATCCATGATATCTGATCCAAATAACGTAACTGCTAATTGGGTTGGATCTGATGTGTGTAACTACACCGGTGTGTTCTGTTGGCCAGCACCTGATGACCCTTTTCAACGCACAGTTTCTGGTATCGATATTACCCACAGTGACATTGCAGGGCACCTCCCCCATGAACTAGGATTGCTTTATGATATTGCCTTGTTTCATGTCAACTCGAACCGTTTTTGTGGTACAATTCCACAGAGTTTCTTGAATTTGAAGTTACTTTTTGAGATTGATCTCAGTAACAACCACTTCTCAGGTAAATTTCCTGACCTTCTTCTCCAGTTGCCGACACTGAAGTATCTTGACATTCGGTACAATGAATTTGAAGGCGAGCTCCCAAATAAACTATtcgagaaagaatttgatgctaTTCTTCTAAACAACAATAAATTTTCTTCATCGCTACCTGATAATATTGGTGACTCCCCCGTCTCAGTCCTTGTTATGGCCAATAATAAGCTTGAGGGATGTGTGCCGGTAAGTTTAGGTAGGATGGCAAAAAATCTTCAAGAACTTATTCTTAGAAACAACGGCCTTTCATCATGTTTTCCATGCGAGATTGGGAAGCTGAAGAACTTGACCGTGCTAGATTTGAGCCGAAACCAAATAATGGGGCCATTACCTGAAAGCATAGGAGATATGCCGAGCTTGGAGCAACTGAATGTGGCGCATAACATGATGTTGGGGACAATTTCTACCAGGATATGTTCGCTCCCAAATTTGGTAACCTTTTCATTCAATCACAACTTTTTCTGGGCTGAGGCACCGGCTTGCTTGAAAAAAACTAAATTCGATGACAGAAAGAACTGTTTAAGGGGAAGGCCAATACAAAGATCAGAGGTCCAGTGTAAGAAGTTCCTGTCTCACAGAGTCAATTGTAGCAGTTTCAATTGTGCTACCGCTCCGCCACCAGCTCCTCCATCTTCACAACCAATTTATTCTCCACCACCGCCTGTGTCTCCTCCACGGTTACCTTGCCCACCACCACCGCCTGCAATTCCCTGCCTGAAAAGCCCACCGCCTCCACCCTTATTTTCTCCACCTCCGCTCTCATTTCCTCCACCTCCGTCACCCCCTAACCATCCACCACTGCCACCATCATCGCCACCACCAGGTTGTGTAACACCATCTCCGCCACCACCGACCACGATTAAGATCTCACCTAGCCAGCCTCCACTGACGTGTCCATGTTTAACACCTCCTCCTCAGTTCTCTCTTCCAAAATCATTCTTTAGTTCACCTCCATTCTCAACCTCACCACAACTTCCCCACGCTGAAGAGATTGCTCCACCATCAAGTCAGTAA
- the LOC140982584 gene encoding uncharacterized protein isoform X1, giving the protein MKGHEAKMARMEDILSLPVQDPPYPEFSAAHINWVKVEGGRQGGDDIALIPFSRVDDFVKGESSNAECPANFRVESRRKRNEGSLHKPRVDGYLEYTLYWCSYGPEDYRDVDSNIGENSVMKPSSGKGSRPGRRHMMRGCLCHFTVKRLYTRPLLALVIYNQRYHIDKTGAPCHGILDQEAVGTRAMYAPRISEELRQKVMSLLHVGISLDAIVQNHMEEVQRHGGPLNRDDFLTRNDVRNMERLIRSTSHEFHANDQSSVRIWVHRHQKHVFYYHENSGSEPFILGIQTDWQLQQMLRCGHNGSIAFHSMFGSKKLKFSLCSLLAFDSSQNAIPVAWVITSCSIGQDIHKWVLPLVERIRGKDPRWRPNAILVDDPSVEASVIREAFQCRFLLCLWHVRRGWLKSLLKYCNNFNLQKEMFKHLGRILYGTKSGLSTVDTLEEFMQIYVDQSAFIHHFKIKWLPKIELWINCVRTLPVASQEPCAPIESYHLRLKSKLLTLLPANSFQRVDFLLHELTTQFQSCYWFDQYTAETGLFKNLRDSFSLMNSWNLAMQIPDVDVLLDEENLEVAKVVSQADRSMVYTIWNPGFEFGICDCSWFMSGNMCKHVIKVAIFCRNRQVARPLLSAQVYRQALLNMLQNLPDDPLVLEHSIAHLKRLQQDIKSLEDLSNNGLLQQLPSITNSTLADNLQHFPRI; this is encoded by the exons ATGAAGGGTCATGAAGCGAAG ATGGCTAGGATGGAAGACATACTAAGTCTTCCAGTGCAGGATCCTCCGTATCCAGAGTTTTCCGCAGCTCATATAAATTGGGTGAAAGTGGAAGGTGGCCGTCAAGGTGGTGATGATATAGCACTTATTCCTTTTTCAAGAGTTGATGATTTTGTAAAAGGTGAATCAAGTAATGCAGAATGCCCAGCTAATTTTCGTGTGGAATCAAGAAGGAAGAGAAACGAAGGGAGTCTCCACAAACCCAGGGTCGATGGATATCTCGAATATACACT GTATTGGTGCTCTTATGGTCCTGAAGATTACCGAGATGTTGACTCTAATATCGGGGAAAACTCAGTAATGAAACCTTCTTCTGGTAAGGGAAGTAGACCTGGGAGACGACACATGATGAGGGGTTGTCTTTGTCATTTTACAGTCAAACGCTTATACACACGGCCTCTTCTTGCTCTTGTCATCTACAACCAGAGATATCACATCGATAAAACTGGAGCTCCATGCCACGGAATTCTTGATCAGGAAGCTGTAGGAACAAGAGCAATGTATGCTCCACGAATATCTGAGGAACTACGACAAAAGGTGATGTCCTTGCTCCATGTTGGAATATCGCTAGATGCAATAGTCCAGAATCACATGGAAGAAGTGCAGAGGCATGGAGGGCCCCTCAATCGAGATGATTTCCTCACACGTAATGATGTACGTAACATGGAAAGACTTATCCGCTCCACATCCCACGAATTTCATGCCAATGATCAATCCAGTGTAAGAATATGGGTGCACCGCCACCAGAAACATGTTTTCTACTACCACGAGAACTCAGGTTCAGAGCCTTTCATATTAGGAATACAAACAGATTGGCAGCTGCAGCAGATGCTTCGCTGTGGACATAATGGATCTATAGCTTTTCATTCGATGTTTGGTTCAAAGAAACTTAAG TTTTCCCTATGCTCTCTTCTTGCATTTGACTCAAGTCAGAACGCGATCCCTGTTGCATGGGTGATTACCTCCTGTTCTATTGGTCAAGATATTCACAAGTGGGTATTGCCTCTAGTTGAAAGAATACGGGGTAAGGACCCCAGGTGGAGACCTAATGCGATTCTTGTGGACGATCCCTCTGTAGAGGCTTCTGTCATTCG AGAGGCCTTCCAATGCCGATTTCTATTATGCCTTTGGCATGTTCGCCGTGGTTGGCTTAAAAGTTTATTGAAATATTGTAACAATTTCAATCTGCAAAAAGAGATGTTCAAGCACCTAGGCAGGATTTTGTATGGCACAAAAAGTGGGCTGAGCACTGTCGATACTCTTGAAGAGTTCATGCAAATATATGTGGATCAGTCTGCCTTTATACaccatttcaaaatcaaatggTTACCAAAAATAG AATTGTGGATCAACTGTGTTAGAACTCTCCCGGTGGCCAGCCAAGAGCCTTGTGCGCCAATAGAATCATATCATCTAAGATTAAAATCCAAACTTCTGACTTTGCTACCGGCAAATTCTTTTCAGAGGGTCGATTTCTTGTTACATGAGTTAACGACTCAATTTCAATCTTGCTATTGGTTTGACCAATATACAGCTGAAACTGGGCTTTTTAAAAACTTGAGGGATAGTTTCAGCTTAATGAATTCATGGAATCTAGCTATGCAAATTCCTGATGTTGATGTGTTATTGGATGAGGAAAATCTCGAGGTTGCCAAAGTTGTTTCTCAGGCAGATAGAAGTATGGTATACACAATTTGGAATCCTGGTTTTGAATTTGGAATCTGTGATTGTTCTTGGTTTATGAGCGGTAATATGTGTAAGCACGTGATCAAGGTTGCAATCTTCTGTCGAAATCGCCAGGTAGCAAGGCCATTGTTGTCTGCTCAAGTTTATAGGCAAGCATTGCTTAATATGCTACAGAATCTGCCAGACGATCCTCTGGTTCTTGAACATTCCATTGCGCATTTAAAACGGTTACAACAAGATATCAAAAGCTTGGAGGATTTGTCAAACAATGGATTGCTTCAGCAATTACCTTCAATTACAAACTCAACACTAGCCGATAATCTCCAGCATTTTCCACGGATTTGA